A stretch of Dyella sp. BiH032 DNA encodes these proteins:
- a CDS encoding DUF1345 domain-containing protein, whose translation MNSTAGTRRPKTHRRFHYLRARPRLMGSMAIFLVTLIALYGSGVGTSMGLLLAFDFAALVYLSLLAVLFSRATPELMRCQARAQDTGRWGFLWSAIVLTGVVMVALGAELHGKGGTGAIVLAAGSIVLSWLFMNTMFAMHYAHGYYGDFGKKHEGLQFPETPEPDYWDFAYFSIVIGMTFQVSDVQITSRYLRRVALLHSVIAFFFNVFIIALSVNVVAGKA comes from the coding sequence ATGAACAGCACTGCCGGAACGCGACGGCCGAAGACGCACCGTCGCTTCCATTACCTGCGCGCGCGGCCGCGCCTGATGGGATCGATGGCCATCTTTCTGGTGACGCTCATCGCGTTGTATGGCTCCGGCGTGGGCACCTCGATGGGCTTGCTGCTGGCGTTCGACTTCGCCGCCCTGGTCTACCTGAGCCTGCTGGCCGTGCTGTTCAGCCGAGCGACCCCGGAACTAATGCGATGCCAGGCGCGCGCGCAGGACACGGGCCGCTGGGGGTTCCTGTGGAGCGCGATCGTGCTGACGGGCGTGGTGATGGTGGCGCTGGGTGCGGAGCTGCACGGCAAGGGCGGCACCGGCGCCATCGTGCTGGCGGCGGGCAGCATCGTGTTGTCGTGGCTGTTCATGAACACGATGTTCGCGATGCATTACGCGCACGGTTATTACGGGGATTTCGGCAAGAAGCACGAGGGTTTGCAGTTTCCGGAGACGCCGGAGCCGGATTACTGGGATTTCGCGTATTTCTCGATCGTGATCGGGATGACGTTTCAGGTGTCGGATGTGCAGATTACGAGTCGCTATTTGCGGCGGGTGGCGTTGTTGCACAGTGTGATTGCGTTTTTTTTCAATGTTTTCATTATTGCGTTGAGTGTGAATGTGGTGGCGGGGAAGGCTTGA
- a CDS encoding YajQ family cyclic di-GMP-binding protein: MPSFDVVSEVDKHELTNAVDQANRELANRFDFKGTEAKFELDKFVITQSAPSEFQLQQMLDILRGRLVSRKIDVRALDVAEPETNLGGSRQKITVKQGIEQAIAKKLVATLKEAKIKVEAQINGDKLRVTGKKRDDLQMAMQVLRKAEVELPLQFDNLRD, encoded by the coding sequence ATGCCCTCCTTCGACGTAGTTTCCGAAGTCGACAAGCACGAACTCACCAACGCCGTCGACCAGGCCAACCGCGAGTTGGCCAACCGGTTCGACTTCAAAGGCACCGAGGCGAAGTTCGAGCTGGACAAGTTCGTCATCACCCAGAGCGCCCCCAGCGAATTCCAGCTGCAGCAGATGCTGGACATCCTCCGCGGCCGCCTCGTCTCCCGGAAGATCGACGTCCGCGCCCTCGACGTCGCCGAGCCCGAAACCAACCTCGGCGGCTCCCGTCAGAAGATCACCGTGAAACAGGGCATCGAACAGGCCATCGCTAAGAAACTCGTCGCCACGCTGAAAGAAGCGAAGATCAAGGTCGAAGCCCAGATCAACGGCGACAAGCTGCGCGTCACCGGCAAGAAGCGCGACGATCTGCAAATGGCGATGCAGGTGTTGCGCAAAGCGGAAGTGGAATTGCCATTGCAATTCGATAATTTGAGGGATTGA
- a CDS encoding dicarboxylate/amino acid:cation symporter — MKLVSWWLGIRFWKRVLAGFVLGALAGWACGPASVAWFQPMGEVYVALIKMIAVPLVFFAVVNSVASLHGVQRMAALGGRTFLWFAVTAALAVGVGLLVGELTDPGLGVGQLAKAADYKVREVPSAVKVLLDVVPTNPFRALSEGKILQVIFFAALLGLALVKIGEKSARLRELFGEANDAMIQVTRFVLEMTPIGTFGLIAALVAGYGFEKLLPLGKFVLALYLACAVQIVVVYGGLLMAHGLSPRRFFRGVFPAMQVAFTSSSSFASMPVALRSVTQNLGVSPAYASFAVPLGASIKMDGCGAIYPAISSIFVAQYFGLHLEPTQYFVILLASVLGSFGTAGVPGTATVMVTLVLSSAGLPVEGIGYLVAIDRVLDMMRTMTNVTGQMLVPVLVAREQGLLDMDVYQPDTAPDGVRAEEPAR, encoded by the coding sequence TTGAAGCTGGTTTCCTGGTGGCTCGGCATCCGTTTCTGGAAGCGTGTGCTCGCGGGCTTCGTGCTCGGCGCGCTGGCCGGCTGGGCATGCGGGCCGGCCTCCGTGGCGTGGTTCCAGCCTATGGGGGAAGTCTACGTCGCGCTGATCAAGATGATCGCCGTGCCGCTGGTGTTCTTCGCCGTGGTGAACAGCGTCGCGAGTCTGCATGGCGTGCAGCGCATGGCCGCGCTCGGCGGACGCACCTTCCTCTGGTTCGCGGTGACCGCGGCGCTGGCGGTGGGCGTGGGTCTGCTGGTGGGGGAGCTCACCGACCCGGGGCTGGGCGTGGGGCAGTTGGCAAAGGCGGCGGACTACAAGGTGCGCGAGGTGCCTTCGGCCGTGAAGGTGCTGCTCGACGTGGTGCCGACCAATCCGTTCCGCGCGCTGTCGGAGGGCAAGATCCTGCAGGTGATCTTCTTCGCCGCACTGTTAGGGCTGGCGCTGGTGAAGATCGGCGAGAAGTCCGCGCGGCTGCGCGAGCTGTTCGGCGAAGCCAACGACGCGATGATCCAGGTCACGCGCTTCGTGCTGGAGATGACGCCCATCGGCACCTTCGGCCTGATCGCCGCCCTCGTCGCCGGCTACGGTTTCGAGAAACTGCTGCCGCTGGGCAAATTCGTGCTGGCGCTCTACCTGGCCTGCGCGGTGCAGATCGTGGTGGTCTACGGCGGTTTGTTGATGGCGCATGGCCTCAGCCCGCGGCGGTTCTTCCGCGGGGTGTTTCCCGCCATGCAGGTGGCTTTCACCTCGTCTTCCAGCTTCGCCTCGATGCCGGTGGCGTTGCGCAGCGTGACGCAGAACCTGGGTGTGTCGCCGGCCTATGCGTCCTTCGCGGTGCCGCTGGGCGCCAGTATCAAGATGGACGGCTGCGGAGCCATCTATCCTGCGATCAGCTCGATCTTCGTCGCGCAGTACTTCGGTCTGCATCTGGAGCCCACGCAGTACTTCGTGATCCTGCTGGCGTCCGTGCTGGGCTCGTTCGGCACGGCCGGCGTGCCGGGCACGGCGACGGTGATGGTCACGCTGGTGCTCAGTTCCGCCGGCTTGCCGGTGGAGGGCATCGGCTATCTGGTCGCCATCGACCGCGTGCTCGACATGATGCGCACCATGACCAACGTGACCGGCCAGATGCTGGTGCCGGTGCTGGTGGCGCGCGAACAGGGCCTGCTGGACATGGACGTCTATCAGCCGGACACCGCGCCCGATGGCGTGCGCGCGGAGGAACCCGCGCGCTGA
- a CDS encoding rhomboid family intramembrane serine protease, translated as MLITLLIIAVTCIVSFMALNNGRLMEDLILWPPAIEKKKEYHRLVTYGLIHADFGHLLFNMITLFFFGRVMEGFYADRLGKTGFLLFYIGALVVSILPTFLKNRHNASYRSLGASGAVSAVLFAFILLAPWARIVVFVLPMPAIIYAVLYVAYSIWMDRHGRDNVNHSAHLWGAAYGIAFTVLIRPEVISHFLSQLAQPRF; from the coding sequence ATGCTGATCACCCTGCTCATCATCGCCGTCACCTGCATCGTGTCGTTCATGGCGCTCAACAACGGGCGCCTGATGGAAGACCTGATCCTGTGGCCGCCGGCGATCGAGAAGAAGAAGGAATACCACCGCCTGGTGACCTACGGGCTGATCCACGCGGACTTCGGGCACCTGCTGTTCAACATGATCACGCTGTTCTTCTTCGGGCGCGTGATGGAAGGCTTTTACGCCGACCGGCTCGGCAAGACCGGGTTCCTGCTGTTCTACATCGGCGCGCTGGTGGTCTCGATCCTGCCGACCTTCCTGAAGAACCGGCACAACGCCAGCTATCGCAGCCTGGGCGCCTCCGGCGCGGTATCGGCGGTGCTGTTCGCGTTCATCCTGCTGGCGCCGTGGGCACGCATCGTGGTGTTCGTGCTGCCGATGCCGGCGATCATCTACGCCGTGCTGTACGTGGCGTATTCGATCTGGATGGACCGGCACGGCCGGGACAACGTCAACCACAGCGCGCATCTGTGGGGCGCGGCGTATGGCATCGCGTTCACCGTTCTGATCCGGCCGGAAGTGATCTCGCATTTCCTGAGCCAGCTCGCCCAGCCGCGATTCTGA
- a CDS encoding PhzF family phenazine biosynthesis protein, which translates to MSPIRYLHLDVFAASHGGGNHLGVVTDATGWSDDQMQRFARWTNLVETTFLLPPSDPKASYRVRIFTPHKEIPFAGHPSIGSAHAVLECGLASPHDGLLWQECGAGVLPIRVEGEAAARQLLLHSPDAVVEKTGTDAHPLLAAALAGIGLGTLPPAYVAGGRHWWLAECADEASLRAWQPDHAAIGALARATDSLGLCAFARSAHPDYQLVVRAFPAGVGIVEDPASGAANGLIAAYIAHAEPQGPLASGYTVSQGREIGHDASLRVRIIDGAVWIGGRTNTVVDGTLRWDGTA; encoded by the coding sequence ATGTCACCCATTCGTTATCTGCATCTGGACGTCTTTGCCGCTTCTCATGGCGGCGGCAACCACCTGGGCGTGGTCACCGACGCCACCGGCTGGAGCGATGACCAGATGCAGCGTTTCGCTCGCTGGACCAACCTGGTCGAGACCACTTTCCTGCTGCCGCCCAGCGACCCGAAAGCCAGCTACCGCGTGCGGATTTTCACCCCGCACAAAGAAATCCCGTTCGCCGGCCACCCCAGCATCGGCAGCGCGCATGCCGTGCTCGAATGCGGGCTCGCCTCGCCGCATGACGGTCTGTTGTGGCAGGAATGCGGCGCCGGCGTGCTGCCGATCCGTGTCGAGGGCGAAGCTGCCGCGCGCCAGTTGCTATTGCATTCGCCCGACGCGGTGGTGGAGAAGACCGGCACCGACGCCCATCCGCTGCTCGCCGCGGCTCTGGCCGGCATCGGGCTCGGCACCTTGCCGCCTGCCTACGTCGCCGGCGGCCGCCACTGGTGGCTGGCCGAATGCGCCGACGAGGCGAGTCTGCGCGCCTGGCAGCCGGACCATGCCGCGATCGGCGCCCTGGCACGCGCCACCGACAGCCTCGGCCTGTGTGCCTTCGCGCGCAGCGCGCACCCGGACTACCAGCTGGTGGTCCGTGCCTTTCCGGCGGGTGTGGGCATCGTCGAAGACCCCGCCTCCGGCGCGGCGAACGGCCTGATCGCCGCCTATATCGCCCACGCCGAACCGCAAGGTCCGCTGGCGTCCGGCTACACCGTCAGCCAGGGCCGCGAGATCGGCCATGACGCCAGCCTGCGCGTGCGCATCATCGACGGCGCGGTGTGGATCGGCGGCCGCACCAACACTGTGGTCGACGGCACGCTGCGCTGGGACGGCACCGCTTGA
- a CDS encoding YaiI/YqxD family protein: MKLPPAYADASIWVDADACPVAIKEILFRAAEREQVPVTLVANQFLRTPPSRFVRAIQVAGGFDVADAEIAQRVAPGDLVVTQDIPLAAQVIAKGALAVHPRGELFTTDTIAQRLGMRNFMEELRGAGIDTGGPAAFHPRDKQAFANQLDAWLARRRQARQTRG; this comes from the coding sequence TTGAAGCTCCCGCCTGCCTATGCGGATGCCAGCATCTGGGTGGACGCGGACGCCTGCCCCGTCGCCATCAAGGAAATCCTGTTCCGCGCCGCCGAACGCGAACAGGTGCCGGTCACGCTGGTCGCCAACCAGTTCCTGCGCACGCCCCCGTCGCGCTTCGTGCGCGCCATCCAGGTGGCCGGCGGCTTCGACGTCGCCGACGCGGAAATCGCCCAGCGCGTCGCGCCCGGCGACCTGGTAGTGACCCAGGACATCCCACTCGCCGCTCAGGTGATCGCCAAGGGGGCGCTGGCCGTGCATCCGCGCGGCGAACTGTTCACCACCGATACCATCGCCCAGCGCCTGGGCATGCGGAACTTCATGGAAGAACTGCGCGGCGCCGGCATCGATACCGGCGGCCCCGCCGCCTTCCACCCGCGCGACAAGCAGGCATTCGCCAACCAGCTCGACGCCTGGCTCGCCCGCCGCCGGCAGGCGCGCCAGACGCGCGGCTGA
- a CDS encoding NAD(P)/FAD-dependent oxidoreductase, giving the protein MKVDVLVIGAGAAGLMCAIVAGQRGRRVLVVDHANKPGKKILMSGGGRCNFTNLGVTPAQYLSANPHFAKSALARYTPADFIALVEKHRIAYHEKELGQLFCDESSKLIVRMLLDECAAVGARVETSCAVERVRRTDEGFSLQTARGEVHANALVVATGGLSIPSMGATGFGYELARQFGHDVLPTRAGLVPLTLSGKHQERYQDLAGVALPLVETRIGKRRFRAGMLFTHRGISGPSVLQISSYWQPGDDLRIDLLPGQDVAGWLQAQRNARPAMELKNVLADVLPRRLAQRLCEVWFESRPMKQYRPAELDAIGAQLRDWPIVASGTEGYRTAEVTLGGVDTDGLSSATMQSKHVPGLYFIGEVVDVTGWLGGYNFQWAWASGHAAGLVA; this is encoded by the coding sequence GTGAAGGTGGATGTGCTGGTGATCGGCGCGGGTGCGGCGGGACTGATGTGCGCGATCGTCGCGGGACAGCGCGGGCGCCGCGTGCTGGTGGTCGACCACGCCAACAAGCCGGGGAAGAAGATCCTGATGTCCGGCGGCGGCCGCTGCAATTTCACCAACCTCGGCGTGACGCCGGCGCAATACCTGTCCGCCAATCCGCACTTCGCCAAGTCGGCGCTGGCGCGCTACACGCCGGCGGATTTTATCGCGCTGGTGGAGAAGCACCGCATCGCCTATCACGAAAAAGAGCTGGGGCAGCTGTTCTGCGACGAGTCTTCCAAGCTCATCGTGCGCATGCTGCTGGACGAGTGCGCCGCCGTCGGCGCGCGCGTGGAAACCAGTTGCGCGGTGGAGCGCGTGCGCCGGACGGACGAGGGTTTTTCCTTACAGACCGCGCGGGGCGAGGTGCATGCCAACGCGCTGGTCGTCGCCACGGGCGGCTTGTCGATCCCGAGCATGGGCGCGACCGGCTTCGGCTATGAGCTGGCGCGGCAGTTCGGCCACGACGTGCTGCCGACCCGGGCGGGGCTGGTGCCGCTGACGTTGAGCGGCAAGCACCAGGAGCGCTACCAGGATCTGGCCGGCGTGGCCCTGCCGCTGGTGGAAACGCGGATCGGCAAGCGCCGTTTCCGTGCGGGCATGCTGTTCACGCATCGCGGCATCAGCGGTCCGTCGGTGTTGCAGATTTCCTCTTACTGGCAACCGGGCGACGACCTGCGGATCGACCTGCTGCCCGGCCAGGATGTGGCCGGCTGGCTGCAGGCGCAGCGCAATGCGCGCCCGGCCATGGAGCTGAAGAACGTGCTGGCCGACGTGCTGCCGCGTCGGCTGGCGCAGCGCCTGTGCGAGGTCTGGTTCGAGAGCCGGCCGATGAAGCAGTACCGCCCGGCGGAGCTGGATGCCATCGGCGCGCAGCTGCGCGACTGGCCCATCGTCGCCAGCGGCACCGAGGGCTACCGGACTGCCGAAGTGACGCTGGGTGGCGTCGATACCGACGGACTGTCGTCGGCCACGATGCAATCGAAACATGTGCCGGGCCTGTACTTCATCGGCGAGGTGGTGGATGTCACTGGCTGGCTGGGCGGCTACAACTTCCAGTGGGCCTGGGCTTCTGGGCATGCCGCCGGGCTGGTGGCCTGA
- a CDS encoding OsmC family protein, whose product MAMKRRASAHWSGNLKDGKGQISTETGVLRDAPYGFRSRFEDGPGTNPEELIAAAHAGCYTMALAAALGQAGFTAERIETNAVVTLDKDGEGFAITAVTLTCRAKVPVIDTAAFDGIAQDTKRNCPVSKVLRADISLDAALEG is encoded by the coding sequence ATCGCCATGAAACGCCGCGCATCCGCCCACTGGAGTGGCAACCTCAAGGACGGCAAGGGCCAGATTTCCACCGAAACCGGCGTGCTGCGCGATGCGCCCTATGGATTCCGCTCGCGCTTCGAGGACGGCCCGGGCACCAACCCGGAGGAGCTGATCGCCGCCGCGCATGCGGGCTGCTACACAATGGCCCTGGCGGCAGCGCTGGGCCAGGCCGGGTTTACCGCCGAACGGATCGAGACGAACGCCGTCGTCACCCTCGACAAGGACGGCGAAGGCTTTGCGATTACCGCAGTCACCCTCACCTGCCGGGCCAAGGTGCCGGTCATCGATACCGCCGCCTTCGACGGCATCGCGCAGGACACCAAGCGCAACTGTCCCGTGTCGAAGGTGCTCCGGGCGGACATCAGCCTGGACGCCGCGCTGGAAGGCTGA
- a CDS encoding cytochrome c, with translation MPLLRRLCLLALLVALPAGAAELKIDLGHGAQTLESARLAARKDARQIDIPQDVAYHRPMRYLAVPLKALLAGATSADHLQFVASDGFAAEIPASLILDGHGAEAWLAVEDPASPWPALPGKSQGAGPFYVVWTRPEAGGVNPEQWPYQLAAIRRLDEVAARFPAMAPDASLPAGSPERRGFEVFQRICLACHTLNGQGDARLGPDLNIPYSPTEYLRADLLRAYVRDPQSLRRWPQAKMPGFDAKVLSDTDLDALLAYLRHMAGRKSGQ, from the coding sequence ATGCCCCTGCTTCGCCGCCTCTGCCTGCTCGCGCTGCTGGTCGCCCTTCCCGCCGGGGCCGCCGAGCTGAAGATCGACCTGGGCCATGGGGCACAGACGCTGGAAAGCGCCCGGCTGGCAGCGCGCAAGGACGCCCGGCAGATCGACATCCCCCAGGACGTGGCCTACCACCGCCCCATGCGCTACCTCGCGGTGCCGCTGAAGGCCCTGCTGGCCGGCGCGACGTCCGCCGATCACCTGCAGTTCGTCGCCAGCGACGGCTTCGCGGCCGAGATCCCAGCTTCGCTCATCCTGGACGGCCATGGCGCGGAAGCCTGGCTGGCCGTGGAGGACCCGGCCAGCCCCTGGCCGGCGCTTCCGGGCAAGAGCCAGGGCGCGGGCCCGTTCTACGTCGTGTGGACGCGCCCGGAGGCAGGTGGAGTGAATCCCGAACAGTGGCCGTACCAGCTGGCCGCGATCCGCCGGCTGGACGAGGTCGCTGCGCGCTTCCCCGCCATGGCGCCGGACGCGTCGTTGCCCGCGGGGAGTCCGGAGCGCCGCGGTTTCGAGGTATTCCAGCGCATCTGCCTGGCCTGCCATACGCTCAACGGCCAGGGCGACGCCAGGCTGGGGCCGGATCTCAATATCCCGTACAGCCCCACCGAATATCTGCGCGCCGACCTGCTGCGCGCCTACGTGCGCGATCCGCAGTCACTGCGCCGCTGGCCGCAGGCCAAGATGCCCGGCTTCGACGCCAAGGTGCTGAGCGACACGGACCTCGACGCACTGCTGGCCTACCTGCGCCACATGGCCGGCCGCAAGAGCGGCCAGTAA
- the pncB gene encoding nicotinate phosphoribosyltransferase, whose amino-acid sequence MIISSLLDTDLYKFSMMQVVLHQYPAAQVEYRFKCRNPGIDLVPYIDEIRAELDALCSLRFTEEELAYLRSWRFIKSDFIDFLGLFQLNSKYVRIEPAESGNGEIEIHIVGPWLHTILFEVPLLAIINEVYFRNTHGGLDLAEGRRRLREKIALLRDTTHYDGCKIADYGTRRRFSREWHAEVVKSLRDGLGPQLAGTSNVWLAWKLGLTPLGTLAHEYLQAHQALGPRLRDSQVAALEAWAKEYRGDLGIALSDVYGLNAFLRDFDMYFCKLFDGTRHDSGDPFAWGERVLAHYRANRVDPRNKVLVFSDSLDIPKVMSLYEHFRGRCLLAFGVGTNLTNDVGPTPLNIVIKMVRCNGQPVAKLSDSPGKNMCEDKAYVAYLRQVFEIPAPVDEVAA is encoded by the coding sequence ATGATCATCAGCTCGCTGCTCGACACCGACCTGTACAAGTTCTCGATGATGCAGGTGGTACTGCACCAATACCCCGCGGCCCAGGTGGAGTACCGCTTCAAGTGCCGCAATCCGGGCATCGACCTGGTGCCCTACATCGACGAGATCCGCGCCGAACTGGATGCGCTGTGCAGTCTGCGCTTCACCGAGGAGGAGCTGGCTTATCTGCGCAGCTGGCGTTTCATCAAGAGCGACTTCATCGATTTCCTGGGGCTATTCCAGCTCAACTCGAAATACGTCCGGATCGAGCCGGCCGAGAGCGGCAACGGCGAGATCGAGATCCACATCGTCGGCCCCTGGCTGCACACCATCCTGTTCGAAGTGCCGCTGCTGGCGATCATCAATGAAGTGTATTTCCGCAACACGCACGGCGGCCTGGACCTGGCCGAGGGACGCCGCCGGTTGCGCGAGAAGATCGCGCTGCTGCGCGATACGACCCATTACGACGGCTGCAAGATCGCCGACTACGGCACGCGCCGGCGCTTCTCGCGCGAATGGCATGCGGAAGTAGTGAAGTCGCTGCGCGATGGCCTGGGCCCGCAACTGGCGGGCACGAGCAACGTCTGGCTGGCCTGGAAGCTCGGGCTCACGCCGCTGGGTACGTTGGCGCACGAATACCTGCAGGCTCACCAGGCCCTGGGGCCGCGCCTGCGCGATTCGCAGGTGGCGGCGCTGGAAGCCTGGGCGAAGGAATACCGCGGGGACCTCGGCATCGCCTTGTCGGACGTCTATGGCCTGAACGCCTTCCTGCGCGACTTCGACATGTACTTCTGCAAGCTGTTCGATGGCACGCGGCACGATTCCGGCGACCCGTTCGCCTGGGGCGAACGCGTGCTCGCGCACTACCGCGCCAACCGCGTCGATCCGCGCAACAAGGTACTGGTGTTCAGCGACAGCCTGGATATCCCGAAGGTGATGAGCCTCTACGAGCATTTCCGTGGCCGCTGCCTGCTGGCGTTCGGCGTGGGCACCAACCTCACCAACGACGTCGGCCCGACGCCGCTGAACATCGTGATCAAGATGGTCCGCTGCAATGGGCAGCCAGTGGCCAAGCTCAGCGATTCGCCCGGCAAGAACATGTGCGAGGACAAGGCGTACGTGGCTTATCTGCGGCAGGTCTTCGAGATCCCCGCGCCGGTCGACGAAGTAGCGGCCTGA
- a CDS encoding NAD(P)-dependent oxidoreductase: MKVGFIGLGAMGSAMASNLIKAGHAVTVWNRSPEATEPLASLGAKVASTPERAAQGEVLFSMLSNDKAVREVVLDSGLLDEMDKGTAHVNHATVSVALARELAAAHEERGLDYLAAPVFGRPDVAAAGRLNIVVAGKPAVVERMRPLLEAMGSAIWPMGEEAERANVVKIAGNFMLGAAIESMAEASALARAHGVSAGDFLELMTSTLFASPPYQGYAKLIAEQRFKPAGFALPLGYKDINLALSAADAARVPLPFASVLRDSLLETLALGDEDVDWSALAMVAARRAGLDRAG; encoded by the coding sequence ATGAAAGTCGGATTCATCGGCCTGGGCGCGATGGGCAGCGCGATGGCCAGCAATCTCATCAAGGCCGGCCATGCGGTAACGGTCTGGAACCGTTCGCCCGAAGCCACCGAACCGCTCGCATCGCTGGGCGCCAAAGTGGCGAGCACGCCGGAACGCGCCGCGCAGGGCGAGGTGCTGTTCAGCATGTTGTCCAACGACAAGGCCGTGCGCGAGGTGGTGCTGGACAGCGGCCTGCTCGACGAGATGGACAAGGGTACGGCCCACGTCAACCACGCCACCGTGTCGGTGGCCCTGGCGCGCGAGCTGGCGGCAGCGCATGAGGAGCGCGGGCTGGACTATCTGGCGGCGCCGGTGTTCGGACGTCCGGACGTCGCCGCGGCCGGACGGCTCAATATCGTTGTCGCCGGCAAGCCGGCGGTCGTCGAGCGGATGCGGCCGCTGCTGGAGGCCATGGGCAGCGCGATCTGGCCGATGGGCGAGGAGGCGGAACGCGCCAACGTGGTGAAGATCGCGGGCAACTTCATGCTGGGCGCGGCGATCGAAAGCATGGCCGAAGCTTCGGCGCTGGCGCGCGCCCATGGCGTGAGCGCGGGCGATTTCCTGGAACTGATGACCAGCACGCTGTTCGCCTCGCCGCCCTACCAGGGCTACGCGAAGCTGATCGCGGAACAGCGCTTCAAGCCGGCCGGCTTCGCGCTGCCGCTGGGCTACAAGGACATCAACCTGGCCTTGTCCGCCGCCGACGCGGCACGCGTGCCGCTGCCGTTCGCCAGCGTGCTGCGCGACAGCCTGCTGGAAACGCTGGCGCTGGGCGACGAGGACGTGGACTGGTCGGCGCTGGCGATGGTCGCTGCGCGGCGCGCGGGACTGGATCGCGCAGGCTGA
- a CDS encoding aminopeptidase, translating into MGLSLSACGGLRYYAHVAHGQSELLFNQRAVARVIADPDTDPKLARRLELAQQARRFATERLGLPDNRSYTRYVDLGRPYVVWNVFATPRYSVDAVRHCFPIAGCVAYRGYFDEARAKGEAARLKGLGDDVYVGGVAAYSTLGWFADPILSSMLRWDDDELAGTIFHELAHQLIYVQDDSAFNESFASFVQEQGLAAWRASRGLPPPSGRLQAEEDGFTRLVLGLRDRLREAYARGGDAAALEQAKQAEIAAFRERYREWRDANWPDDHRYDAWVAAPINNARLLPFGLYDQWKPAFAAIFRQAEGQWQLFYADVRRLARQPKDERDRTLRRLVAGSAEGSIGAP; encoded by the coding sequence GTGGGCCTTTCGTTATCCGCCTGCGGCGGACTGCGCTATTACGCGCACGTGGCCCATGGCCAGAGCGAGCTTCTGTTCAACCAGCGCGCGGTGGCGCGGGTCATCGCCGATCCGGACACCGACCCCAAACTGGCGCGCCGCCTGGAGCTGGCGCAGCAGGCGCGCCGGTTCGCCACGGAGCGGCTGGGCCTGCCCGACAACCGCAGCTATACCCGCTACGTCGACCTGGGCCGCCCCTACGTGGTGTGGAACGTGTTCGCCACGCCGCGTTATTCGGTGGATGCCGTGCGGCATTGCTTTCCCATCGCCGGCTGCGTGGCCTACCGCGGTTATTTCGACGAAGCCAGGGCCAAGGGTGAGGCGGCAAGGCTGAAGGGTCTGGGCGACGACGTCTACGTAGGGGGCGTGGCCGCCTATTCGACACTGGGCTGGTTCGCCGACCCGATCCTCAGCAGCATGCTGCGCTGGGACGACGACGAACTGGCCGGCACCATCTTCCACGAGCTGGCGCACCAGCTGATCTACGTGCAGGACGACAGCGCTTTCAATGAGTCCTTCGCCAGCTTCGTCCAGGAGCAGGGCCTGGCCGCCTGGCGCGCGTCGCGCGGCCTTCCGCCGCCATCGGGCCGGTTGCAGGCCGAAGAAGACGGATTCACCCGCCTGGTGCTGGGTCTGCGCGACCGGTTGCGCGAGGCCTACGCCAGGGGTGGCGACGCCGCCGCCCTGGAGCAGGCCAAGCAGGCGGAGATCGCCGCCTTCCGCGAGCGCTACCGCGAGTGGCGCGACGCCAACTGGCCGGACGATCACCGTTACGACGCCTGGGTGGCGGCCCCCATCAATAACGCGCGGCTGCTGCCCTTCGGCCTCTACGACCAGTGGAAGCCCGCCTTCGCGGCGATCTTCCGGCAGGCGGAAGGGCAGTGGCAGCTGTTTTATGCGGATGTGCGGCGGCTCGCCCGCCAGCCCAAGGACGAGCGCGACCGCACTCTGCGTCGTCTCGTCGCCGGTTCGGCGGAAGGCAGCATCGGGGCGCCCTGA
- a CDS encoding GNAT family N-acetyltransferase — protein MSYDIKHQPNEQRFSTAVELELCLLDYTLSGNVMTITHTEVPPPVEGRGIASALVKAALDYAREQGWKVRPACSYADAWMRRHHDYENLRAS, from the coding sequence ATGAGCTACGACATCAAGCACCAGCCGAACGAACAGCGTTTCTCCACCGCGGTGGAGCTGGAACTGTGCCTGCTCGACTACACCCTGTCGGGCAACGTCATGACCATCACGCACACCGAGGTGCCGCCGCCGGTGGAAGGGCGGGGCATCGCCTCCGCCCTGGTCAAGGCCGCGCTGGACTACGCCCGCGAACAGGGCTGGAAGGTGCGGCCCGCGTGTTCTTACGCCGACGCCTGGATGCGCCGCCATCACGATTACGAGAATCTGCGCGCGAGCTGA